Part of the Candidatus Binatus sp. genome is shown below.
GAGTATCCTGCACACCATTCTCTTCGCGGCGACTTTGATATTCGCGCTGTCGGTGTACGTCGCAGACGATCAGTCGCCCGGCTTGCAGCGATCTTCCTCGGATGCGTGCCTGCTAGTGGCCGGCGTATTCTGCGCGATCCTCGGCAGCTTTACCTGAGCCGACTCCTCGAAGCATCGCTCGCGATTCCATCGGCATTCAACTAGCCGATCTGCCGGTCATCGCAGTATCGTAGCTGCGTCCGATTCCCTTTCATGACCGCAGGAGAAAATCGATGAGCGAATACCAATTCATCCAGGTTGAGGCAGTCGAGCCCGGCGTCTGCCGCATCGCGCTCAACCGGCCCGAGAAGCGCAACGCACTTTCCAATCCACTCCGCAGCGAGTTGTTCGCGGCTCTGCGCAAGGCGGACCTCGACCCCGCGATCGGTGCTGTCATCATCAAGGGCAACGGCAAATGCTTCAGCGCCGGCTACGATCTCGCGCAGCCGCCGGGGACGCCGCTGCCGCGTCACGTCTCGCCGGGCGAAGGAATCTGGCCGCGCCATCTGGTCGATGGATGGTTCGAGATGTGGGACATGGCGACGCCGGTGATCGCGCAGGTTCACGGCTATTGCCTGGCCGGCGGCAGCGAGCTCGCGACGGCCTGCGACCTGGTGTATTGCGCCGAGGATGCGCAAATCGGCTATCCGCCGGTGCGCGCGATGTCCACGCCTGACTGTGCCTTCCATCCGTGGCTGATGGGAATGCGCAATGCGATGGAAATGATGCTGACTGGCGATTCGATTAGCGGTATCGAGGCGGCGCAGATGGGTTTCGCTAATCGCGCGTTCCCAGCCGGCCGGCTCGAAGCCGAGGTGCTGAACGTCGCGCGGCGCGTGGCAAAGATTCCGCGCGACCTGCAGGCGCTGAACAAGCGCGTGGTGCATCGCGCGATGGAAATCATGGGTGCGCGCGCTGCAATCCGCTCGGCCACCGAAATCCAGGCGCTATGCTTCCATCAGCCTTCATCGCGCGAGTACCTGAAGAAGATGGCGCAGGACGTCAAGAGCGCACTCGACGAACGCGACTCGAAATTCGAGGACTATCGCACCGCGGAGCGCGCCAAAAAGAAGTGAGCGCGAACGATTCGATGGATCGAGTTGCGCTCACGATCGCGGGCTCCGATTCGAGCGGCGGCGCGGGCATCCAAGCGGACTTGAAGACGTTTGCCGCATTCAAGGTTTTCGGCGCCAGCGCGATCACCGCGATCACCGCGCAGAATACTCGCGGCGTGAGCGCGATCGCGAACCTGGAACCGGCATTCGTGGCGGCGCAAATCGACGCGGTCGCGGATGACTTCACAATCGCGGCGGCGAAAACCGGGATGCTCTCCCGCGCCGAAATAATCAGCGCCGTCGCGGATCGAATCCGCATCCGCAAAATCCCAAACCTCGTCGTCGATCCGGTGATCGTCGCGGCCAGCGGCGACATCCTGCTCGAGCCCGACGCGATCGCGCTGATGCGCGAAGCGATGCTCCCGCTGGCGACCGTCGTCACGCCGAATCTGCGCGAGGCGAGCATCCTGACCGGGCGCGAGGTGTCGAATCGCGACGAGATGCGCGAAGCCGCGCGGACGCTGGTGGCGATGGGCGCTCGCGCGGCGCTGGTGAAGAGCGGACGGCTTGCTGATGCCGCGCACGATCGCGATTCCCAGCATCGTGACGCAATCGACATTCTTTACGACGGGCGCAACTTCCGCGAATTCAGCGCGAAGCGAGTGCCGATCGAACGCGCGCATGGCGCAGGATGCACGCTGTCGGCGGCGATCGCGGCGTCGCTCGCCAGAGGTGCGTCGCTCGAAAATGCGATTGACGCCGCCAAGCGCTACGTAACGCTCGCGCTCGAAAATGCGCCGCGGATCGGTCACGGTGCGCGTCCGCTCAATCATTCGGTGGCAGCCTCGTTGATCGATTCAGAGAAGGAGTGAGGACTCGATCGATGACGACGCGAAATTCATTCACGCAGGCGATCCGCGCTAAGGCGCAACCGATTTGGGATCGCGAACTGCAGCACCCGTTCGTACGCGGCCTCGGCGACGGGACGCTCTCGCTCGATCGATTTCGCTTCTACCTGGCGCAGGATTACGTCTTCCTGATCGAATACGGCCGCGTGTTCGCGCTGGCGGCGGCCAAGGCGCGCGACCTCGGCACGATTGGATTTTTTGCGAAGCTGCTCGACGAGACGCTGAACACCGAGATGCGATTGCATCGCGATTACTGCCGACGCCTCGGAATCGCGGAAGCCGAGCTCGAGGCGACTACGCCGGCGCCAATCACTCACGCTTACACGCGGCATCTGCTGACCGTCGCGTACAGCGGCTCGCTCGTGGAAATCGTGGCGGCGGTGATCCCGTGCCAGCTTGGCTACGCGGAAATCGGGACTGCGCTCGCGCGCGAAAATTGCGGCCGCGAAAACGCGAACTACTCAGAATGGATCGATATGTACTCCTCGCCGGAATTCCTTGCGGGGGCAGAAAAACTTGGGACTCTGCTCGACGATCTCACCGCGGGATTGCCCGCGCGCGAGTTGGCGCTGCTCGAGACGCTTTTTCTGACCAGCAGCCGCTACGAATATCTGTTCTGGGAGATGGCGTGGACGCAGGCGTCGTGGCCGGTCTGACCCTTGCCGACGATACCTGTTTGGCCTACAAGGCGATTTGACTTGGGTCATAAGGCGGCAATTCATAACGATACCGCTCTATTTCAAAAAGCGGTTCACGCAATAATGGATAGTCTCGATGAAAACGCCGGCACAAGCTCAGATGACCGCCGAGATACGCGATCGAGGTATTGTCGTCGATGACCTTGAATGGCGCCGCGAAGTCACGCTCAATGAAGAGTAGGCTTGGGCGCGGCTGTCCGCTCACGTAGAGGAGTACTCATGTCTTTGCCGTATCGCAAAATTCTCTGCCCCGTGGACTTCGACGACAACTCGATCGCTGCTCTGGAGGCTGCGGCTGAACTCGCGCGGCATCATGATGCCACCCTATACGTCCTCCACACAGTGCCGATGATCGTGCCGCCCACCTCGATGCCGGTGTATGTCGATCTCTACCAGGGCCAGGAGCAGACGGCGGTCAAGAATCTGCAGGAACTCGCGCGCAAGTATCTGGCCGGAATCAAGTACGAAATCATGGTCAATATGGGCGAGCCGGCTGGCTCGATTCTCAAAGCGGAGCGCGGGATCGGCGCGGACCTGCTGGTGATGTCCACGCATGGACGGCGTGGCTTCTCGCGCTTCTTTCTCGGCAGCGTGGCCGAACTTGTGCTGCGCGAAGCCCGATGTCCGGTGCTGACGGTTCGCCGCCTCGCGCCGAAGAAAGACCAGGTGGGCGCCTGGATGACCCGTAATCCAGTGACCGGACGACTCGACGAAATGCTCTCGGCGATTCACGCAAAGATGGTCGAAGGCGCGTTTCGGAGCATCCCGCTTGTCCAGGACGATCGCGTCGTCGCGATACTCACCGAGGGAGACATTCGCGCGCAGGCAGGGCATTTGGACGATACACCGGCCAGCAAAGCCGTCACCCACGCGCTCGTGACGGTCGGACCCGACACCACCGTTCGCGAAGCCGCACGTATCATGCGCGAGCGGAAAATCGACGGGCTTCCAGTGGTCGAGGATGGCCGCCTGGTCGGAATGATCACGACCAGCGATCTGCTCAAAGCAACCACCGTCGAATGAGCATCCGGTCACGTGACCTTTCGAACGCGGGCAGTCGAATGCGCGGTGAGTACCGGGATTGGTGATTCGCGCACGACCCGTTCGGCGACACTACCCATGATCAGACGACTGAGGCCTCGACGTCCGTGGGTGCCCATGACGATCAGATCGGCGCGGAGGTCGCGCGCCGCGTCGAGCACTTGCTGGGCCGGATCGCCGGCCATCACCAGCGTGTCGTAGCGCATCGGAGGAGGGATCCGCTCGCGCGCAATCCTCGCCAGTTGCTCCCACCTTTCCGTCTCGACGCATGGAAAAGGCAGCTTCGGCCCGTGCTGAAAGCCGTCCTTATTGGCTGGAAATGGCGCCACGTTCAGCAGATGCAGGGACGCATCGTTTTGCCGCGCGAGCTTCAGCGCCACCTCGAGAGCCGCCATCGAATGCTCTGCAAAGTCAATCGGACATAGGATCCTTTGAAAGGCCTGCATCCTCGTTTCCTCCAACGGCTCGCCGCCGAACCTTCTGGCGTCGCACCTTCGTCTTGTCCGCCCCGGCCAAAGAGCAATCTGCGGACCAGCGATCTCGACTGTAAAACCACGCCAAACGTCCGCCCGAGTGTATCGAAACGCTGCCATTGCTGATGCGCGTGGTATCAATCCGCGACCATAATCAACGCCACGGTCGATCAGGCGAAACGATCTCTTCGAAACTCATTCAGTTTTGCACCAGTCAGCGAGAAACTCCTCGATCACGCAGATATCATCCAGTTGCCGCTGAAATAGCTCGATGTGATAACTTTGACGCTGGAGAAAATCGGCATGGAAAATCTGAAAGTTCGCGACGTAATGACTGCGGACGCCACTACCCTCGGTCGCAACGACAAGCTCACGCTCGCCGACGACATCATGCGCCTGGGGCGAATCCGCCATCTGCCGGTGGTCGATGACGACGGCCAGACGCTGGTCGGCGTCGTCAGCCAGCGCGACCTCTTTCGCGACGCGCTCGCGCATGCGCTCGGCTATGGACGCCATGCGCAGCGCGCGGTCCTCGGTACGTTGTCGGTCAAGGAAGTGATGAGCAGCGACGTGATCACTACCAGCCCCGATACGTCACTGGTCGAGGCGGCGCGAATCCTGACGGAGCGGAAGATCGGATGCCTGCCGGTGGTCGAGCACGGACGCCTGGTCGGCATCCTCACGGAGGGCGACTTTGTCGCGCTGATCGCGCGCGGAAAGAAGTAGGATTCGCCCCCCCCGCGATTATCCTCCGCCTTGGCGTGATCGCGCAATCAAATGCCCCGGCCGGGAATCGAACCCGGACTTATTATCCAAGCTACGTCAAGCTAATCAAAGCGATAAACCCCAACGCGCATCGGTGCGAGGTGGCAAGCGATGATTGCCGCCGTTGGGATAGTTTCGCCCTGTTTTGCGGCGCGTTTAGCCGCAAGTAAGCCACAAGATTTTCAGCGGGATGGAGCAGGGGTAGCTCGCCTGGCTCATAAAACATCATGACCGAGAAGCAACTCACTACGATGCGCTTGAACGGTCGAAAATCCGGACAAGCGAAAGTGGCTGCCGGGTTTTTCTCATCCGCGAACCAATCGCGGCGGCGAATAAACCAACTCGCTGCCGAGGAATCCCAAGCCCAAGAGATGCGCGCGCGTGGCTTCGAGGTATTCTCGCCTACCGTCGTTTGCGACCGAATCGCCGTTAAAGATGGTCAAGTATTCTTCGTCGAGTTCAAACGGCGCGGGCAGAAACTACGCCGCGCTCAGCAAACAATCGCCGATTTGGTACAGTTTTAACGTTCGAGGAATTCGAATCGGCAACTGGAGTCGCGGTGAGCACGTTGAATCGATGGGTTGACGATCATCGGCTGAATGAGGCGAACGGACTGGTCAAGCGGGAAGGCTGGCCCTCGCCGCGAATCGACGCGATCGTGTTCGCGGAAAAGTTCCAGGCGCGGCGATTGTGAGATGAGCGCGGTGATTCAGATAGCTTTTTTCTTGCGCGGGCGTTTCGGCGCCCAGATGTCGAAGCGCAGGCCCGGAGTTTCTCTGCCGGGTACAGGTATGAACACCGCCTGCAATGCGGCGGCGATTGGTTCTTCGGCTGAGGTCTTTGAAGCGATTTCTGCCGCTGTGTCGCGGGGAACGTATCCGAGCTGCTCGCGGCACTGCGCACCCGTCGTGCGATCCACCCAGGTGCCGATGACGGCGATTGCGCTGCGGTCAAATACATTTCCGGGTTCGCGTGCCAGGACCAGACCCTGCTTGAAACCTCTGACGAACCCGTCCGCGAAGGCTTGCCGGCGCGAGATGCCAGCGACAGCTACTTGCCGCGCAAGCTTGCGGCCCATGCCAGGCGGGCAACCGGCTCGAACTTCGATGGTGTGCGTGGGCCGGTGTTCGTATGGACGGTCGCCAATAAAGCCTTCACTACTTATGTGGATACCGGCTCGCTCGAGGTCGTCGATTTCAATTCCCGTGCTCGTTACATGGATACCATCTCGCTCTAGGTCGGCGATTGCGGATGCGACTGCGGAGGGTTCGGTTTCCGCGATTGCTTTCTCTAGTTGCGCGGCGGTCTCTTCGATTTGCTCAAGCGCTGTGTCTATCTTGCGGAATGGTTCCGCAAGAGACGGCGCGGCGCTCTCCCGCTTTGACGACAGCGCGACTATCAGCAGCACACAGAAGAGCAACAAGACTACGCCGATTGCTAGCATCGGCATTTCATATCGCGGCGCGAGGCTAACTGGAAGGGCAGTATGAGCGCGGTACTTCAAATCGTGCGGGAGCAGGCGGCAGACGCGCCGGCGGAGTTTATCCGGCTGATACGGGCGGCGGCGACCGAGGCGCATCGCGGGTTCTACCTGGTGCAGGGCCTCGGCGGGATGCGCGTGGGCGAGGCGATAGGCCTTGCGTGGACCAACGTGAGTTTCGAGACGGGCGCGATCGCGGTGCGCCAGCAGATGCTCGAAAGCGGGCATCTGACGGAGCGGCTGAAGACGCGGCGGTCGCGGCGGGAAGTCGAGATGTTCGCGCCGGTAAGCGCGGCGCTCGCCGGCTTGCGTGCCGCGACGATGATGGCGGGCGAGTTGGTATTTGCGAATCGGGACGGATCGCCGTTCAACATCCGATGGCAGAATGACGACCCGTGGCGGCGCACGCTGTTGCGCGCCGAGGTGCCGTTTCGCAAGCTGTCGAATCTGCGCCACACCTACACGTCATTCATGCTGGCGGCGGGCAAGCCGATCCAGTGGATTGCATCGCAGCTCGGGCATGTCGGAGGGCGGAAAATCGATGAGGTGTACGGGCGCTGGGTGAATACGCCGGCGAATGCGCGGCTCGATCTCGGCGATTTTTTCGAGCAGGTGATGGCCTCGAGCGTCGAGGGCGCCGCGCGGATAGCCGTAGGTAAGCCGTATCGCAAGGCGAAAACGCAAAATACCGTAGCATTGGCGGGCTTAAACTGCCCCGGCCGGGAATCGAACCCGGACTTGAGGTTCCGGAGACCTCCGTGATGTCCTTTTCACTACCGGGGCGCGAGTAGAGAACCAGAACTATATCAAGCAATCCGGCGGAACAAGAAAGGATCGACGAATCGAACGCGCTTCGAGAGCAGCTAAATTCGCATCGCGCCAGAGAGCTTCGTCTGATCCGCGCTCCGTCGCGTGGGCTCGACGTGTCGCTTCACTGAGAGTTTGAGAATTTCTTGTCGATGAGTGATCTATCTCCGGGTCATTTCGAGCGCAGCGAGAAATCCCGGATCCGGGTTTCACGCCTCGTCGCTTCGCTTGCTCCGGATGACACGGAACCGCTCCGCTCTTTCTCTCATCCTGAATATGTGGTTGCCCT
Proteins encoded:
- a CDS encoding universal stress protein produces the protein MSLPYRKILCPVDFDDNSIAALEAAAELARHHDATLYVLHTVPMIVPPTSMPVYVDLYQGQEQTAVKNLQELARKYLAGIKYEIMVNMGEPAGSILKAERGIGADLLVMSTHGRRGFSRFFLGSVAELVLREARCPVLTVRRLAPKKDQVGAWMTRNPVTGRLDEMLSAIHAKMVEGAFRSIPLVQDDRVVAILTEGDIRAQAGHLDDTPASKAVTHALVTVGPDTTVREAARIMRERKIDGLPVVEDGRLVGMITTSDLLKATTVE
- the tenA gene encoding thiaminase II; the encoded protein is MTTRNSFTQAIRAKAQPIWDRELQHPFVRGLGDGTLSLDRFRFYLAQDYVFLIEYGRVFALAAAKARDLGTIGFFAKLLDETLNTEMRLHRDYCRRLGIAEAELEATTPAPITHAYTRHLLTVAYSGSLVEIVAAVIPCQLGYAEIGTALARENCGRENANYSEWIDMYSSPEFLAGAEKLGTLLDDLTAGLPARELALLETLFLTSSRYEYLFWEMAWTQASWPV
- a CDS encoding universal stress protein, giving the protein MAAFRYTRADVWRGFTVEIAGPQIALWPGRTRRRCDARRFGGEPLEETRMQAFQRILCPIDFAEHSMAALEVALKLARQNDASLHLLNVAPFPANKDGFQHGPKLPFPCVETERWEQLARIARERIPPPMRYDTLVMAGDPAQQVLDAARDLRADLIVMGTHGRRGLSRLIMGSVAERVVRESPIPVLTAHSTARVRKVT
- a CDS encoding CBS domain-containing protein yields the protein MENLKVRDVMTADATTLGRNDKLTLADDIMRLGRIRHLPVVDDDGQTLVGVVSQRDLFRDALAHALGYGRHAQRAVLGTLSVKEVMSSDVITTSPDTSLVEAARILTERKIGCLPVVEHGRLVGILTEGDFVALIARGKK
- the thiD gene encoding bifunctional hydroxymethylpyrimidine kinase/phosphomethylpyrimidine kinase — encoded protein: MSANDSMDRVALTIAGSDSSGGAGIQADLKTFAAFKVFGASAITAITAQNTRGVSAIANLEPAFVAAQIDAVADDFTIAAAKTGMLSRAEIISAVADRIRIRKIPNLVVDPVIVAASGDILLEPDAIALMREAMLPLATVVTPNLREASILTGREVSNRDEMREAARTLVAMGARAALVKSGRLADAAHDRDSQHRDAIDILYDGRNFREFSAKRVPIERAHGAGCTLSAAIAASLARGASLENAIDAAKRYVTLALENAPRIGHGARPLNHSVAASLIDSEKE
- a CDS encoding enoyl-CoA hydratase-related protein; the encoded protein is MSEYQFIQVEAVEPGVCRIALNRPEKRNALSNPLRSELFAALRKADLDPAIGAVIIKGNGKCFSAGYDLAQPPGTPLPRHVSPGEGIWPRHLVDGWFEMWDMATPVIAQVHGYCLAGGSELATACDLVYCAEDAQIGYPPVRAMSTPDCAFHPWLMGMRNAMEMMLTGDSISGIEAAQMGFANRAFPAGRLEAEVLNVARRVAKIPRDLQALNKRVVHRAMEIMGARAAIRSATEIQALCFHQPSSREYLKKMAQDVKSALDERDSKFEDYRTAERAKKK